The window AGCtgcttgatgatgtcattgctgAATCATGATGTCATTTAGGAGTCCGCAAGTACGGCAAAGACTTCCAGGCCATCGCCGACGTCATCGGCAACAAGACGCTGGGACAAGTGAAGAATTTTTTCATCAACTACCGACGGCGCTTCAACCTGGAGGAAGTGCTTCAGGAGTGGGAGGCGGAGCAAGGGGATGGGGGCAACGCCTCCGGGGAGGAGTCCAAAAACGCCTCCGCCACGCCTTCGGCGAGGAGCACcgacgaggaggacgaggaggtaAATTTGGACGTTCATCCAATCCTTCGCGTGAAGGATTTAGCGCCGTCAAGTTGGTCTCCGCTGACGTTCAACGCTCACGCCGACAACATGGCCGCAACGGCAAACCGCATTCTTTACAAACATTGGGGAGGGGACAGTTTGGCATTCGTGGACGGAGGGTATCATCACAATCAGATGTAttaacaaatatacattttgccAAAAGTATACAATACAGGATTTCAAACATCTGTAAAATGATATTAGACAACAcaggcggcgtacgtccaaataaagatTCTTCAGAATgaattcaactggaaatgatttttgaagaaGGAATCTCATAGTTATTAACAACCAAATCAATAATagagagcaaacttgtcatgacagtcgggttCCTTTTAATGTCTGTTTTTGTCCCGGCTTATCGGTGGCCGGTATCGGTACCCTTAGTGAGTAATCGAGCCTTTTCGAGTGTATTGCTCCGATACCGATAGCAAGTCTGGGCACGGACTCGCAGTCAGCAAAAAAGTTGACCTCCAACCTGCTGTCGTGGTCATGGTGGGCGCGTGCAAGTTCGTTGTGGTCGGGTTGCCGCTCGTCACATTTCCGCCCCCAagttgatgacatcatcctggtttgtttttgttcaaaggGTCAGGTTGCGTCGGGGGCGTCGCCCATCAGCGCTGCCGCGTCCTCGTCTCAGACGGCCGTGACGTCGGGCCACGCCTCCTCCCTCCACCAGCCGCCTCCGCTCCTGCGCCCCTCGCTGCCGGCCACGCCCTCCCTGCATCGCCAGCCGCCGCCCCTCCAGCAGCAGCCCCGTCCCTCCCTGCAGCAGCCCCACCCGACCTCGCAGCAGTCGCGCCCCGCCTTGCAGCAGCCGCCACCCCTCATCCGGCCCTCCAACGCCCCGCCCCCTCGCCTCAACCCCCGCCCGTCCGGCCCCGCCGGCCAGCAGGCGTCGGCCGCCGCTCTCCACCAATCGGACGCCGCCTCGTCTTCCTCCTTCCACTGACGCGCGCTGACAAGAAGCCGGCCCATAAAATGGCGCCCAACCACACCCTGGAACTTTGCTAGTGCGCTGGAAGGCGGCATCCACACAACCAagatgactgtgtgtgtgtgtgtgtgtgactcacatgtatttatgtgtgtgtgtgtgtgtgtgtgtgtgtgtgtgtgtgtgtgtgtgtgtcgctccaaagtttgtgaaccctgcaggcgcCCGTTGATTGAGGAAAACTAATTTGCATGCTTGCAAAAGTGTGCGAAGTTGCGACTTGGTGGGACATCAtcgcacctccttttgcaaaaACACTTTGGTTAGTGACTTGTCAGTCTTTCGCACGGACTTTGCCGCTTTGCCAATTGAGAGAGGTCGGAGGGCGTCCAGCATCAagtgcccgcttcaggtcccgccacagtatttggAAAGAAGTCCGGATTTGAAGCGGCCACAGACGTGACGTGCTTTTGTCTgggtttcagtcagtgatgcgcaatttcttctttcttctcaacctctcatttcatttgGTCCATTTCAGCGGTTCCTTTAGCTCCCAATTTGTCCGACCTGATCcgacttgactgcttgttttaagcaatgcggctcagggttcacttacttttgcacccaagtgaattgaccaaaaaggctttttcatttagtttggactacacaattgattttttttttttttaaagaacaatgCATGGAAAACCTGTTTTTCATATCAAATGTAacggttcagattgaacaacaaaatcaggtcgAAACCATtgcaaagtccaaattgctcaagaggttcacacaCTTTTGAGcagtactgtgtgtgtgtgtgtgtgttttttttgtatgaaaggtTGCTTTTGGAAATGCCGGCGTGAGGTCGGTTGGCGAATTGAACGTGCTGCTgtccataaaacaaaacaaaaagtctgaCAATTTGTTCAGCCAATCACTGATTGATGACTCGTTTGATCCACAATAGACGTTTGTTGACATATTCGTGCTGGCACACGTTTATTGTGCCATTGGTTAAGCAAACTATTGAATTACTTGGCAGCACTattatacgtgtgtgtgtatataatacacacacacaatttgtaTGAATGTTTGGTGAAGCAAGTTTGAATTTGTGCGTTTGTGGTGTTTCCATCTTGTTTGTTGTATTTCTATAATGCTTGTGGGATGTTGAGCCAATTGGTGGTTACCACGTGATCCATTTcaatttattaaaacatttcatcAGCACTTTGTAACCAGTCTGAGGGATTGTGATTGTCATGCGAGAGCTGCTTTTCAACAAACGGACTCGCAACTCATCTGCAGACTTTGTTTTGCTCCTCAAAGTCAACCAAAAGTGTTGCTGGCGCTGCTTTCCTTAACACGTAGCACAAATGAGgatttagttttcgttgattatggcggcacttTTAGACAAAGGCGCTATTGTTGTCCCTTTTAATTCCCCTTGAAAGAacaacatttcccatgaggccaaGCGCATAACATTGTGAAATCCGGACGTCCAAGAGCGTCCGCAGTCGGACTGAACGACATTATTTCCAGTGGCTATTTTCTATTCTTTATACAGCACTGTAATGTTTCTCAAGTATGTTAACAGCAGACTGTGGTTGTGATCTTaccttattttttcttttcctttcaaaCGGCTGCGCTCGCCCCCTCCATCCCTTCCCGCGATGCATTCACAAGCGTTCGTAAACAAGAAATAAAGCTACTTTTGAGTGTTTGCGTGGCTGGTCGGGTCGGTGTGGAAAAGCGAACTATCAAGCTGATGGCTATTTATTGCTACCACGCAATTTTCCAACCGCTAACATTagcatcattatttttgttttgagcaTGGAAAGCTACTACTAAAAAGAGCAGAGTTCCCACAAAGGCAGCGTCGTTTGGAAATCTCCCGTCTTCCGCCTCACCAGCGACTGAAATCATGTAGTGTGCTTTTTATCCAGGTAGGCTTTTTATCATCGTTATTATATTCGCCTCAGACAAAAATCTTTGTTTATTGGGGTGTTTTGGGTTTTGCTTCTGCATGATAACAGTAATCGCGCGTAGACGTTTGACTCGACTTCCGCCCGGAACACTGGGAACACGAcgtatgccgtaaagcagtctGCGCGTTTGTAGttcttttgtgtgtggcagAGTTCACACCCTCCACTTCAAAGTTGTTTGGTGCCAGTAAAAACGATATaaaccccctcaggccatgacaaaggtttcatgaatctagctgtaagtcaatgtttcatcagcaaaattatgaaaatatgaattaaaggtTCAAATCATATTTAGCGTTGCTTTAAGcgcttttcacactgcactcagtAGCAGTTCTTCCCTTCTCATTGGCTGACGGAGGTGACTCAACAGGCCAGGCCTGCCTGCCTTTTACAGGCGCATACACATTCCGCGTCACACGTACTACGGTGCATCTGGGATGTTTCCAATTGATCTTGCAATGACCCAATCAGGCCGTAGAAGAAATCAATCGAGCAAATGAATGTTGGCCACATTTGGTCCAACGTACTCGTAAGTTCCACGATAGCCCAGAGATGACTGCGCTTTTTCCATTTGTCTTTCAGACTTGTCCGTGCTTCGGACCTGCGTGGCCGTGGTGGCGAAGGGTTTCTCCGAGGCGGCGTTCACCACCGCCTTCCTCGATTCGGCCGAGCTATTCCCCACCGTCCTTCGGTAAGACCGCCGAGGCCGACTCCTTCAATTGCCTTGGTGGGCTTTGCATCCGCCGACGGCCATAGATGCTAAATCCAGTCCAGAAAACCTCCCACAGCTTGAATTTAGGCACGGGTGCTTCTGCTCAAGCGGCAGGTAAACAAACTCATATGAATGCATAGTTATGATAAAGGAGTTTGTATAGCTGCCGGCTAAGTGGAAGCAGCTGTGGCTAATGTGGCTAAAGGCAAACTGTTTGTGGAGCTGGATTTGCCATCCGTGCAGACGGCCTCTGCGACACGGAAGTAACTTTGTTACATCTCGTTAGCGTGGCCTTAGTGTCTGTGTTAGGCACGTCAAAAGTTGGTTTCTGCTTAGCTGATGTCGCTAACACGTTAGCCACAAGTGAGCTAAAGGAAGAGGCTTTCATTGGACAGGCAGTGCGGAATGGGTTACACTTCCTGTCTGAGTCGCATCCGGAGCTCGCTGGCCCCGATGGTCATTCTCCTGGAGGACACTTGGCTCTTCCTGCCGCCGCTCATCTTTTCCGCCACGGGAATACTCAGCGGCGCGCTGGTCTTCCTACTGCCCGAGACGCTCAACGTGTGCCTGCCGGACAACATTCTAGACGTGGAGGAGGGAAGGTAGGCCGCAGATAGGAACTAATATCAACAATGTGCCCTTGCGCTGCCCCCTGCAGTCCAATGGCGGCACCGCACATTTCAGGAAGTCCTTTTTTTGGTCTTCAGACACAGAAAGTCGGAGCCTGGCGACCGCTCTCGTCGTCTGGAGATGAGTGGCCACAGCGCCGCGATGCAGGATTAGCACGTTGGCATCCCGAGAGCGAACCCGAGAGCGAACCCGAGAGCGAACCCGAGCGGTGGCGGATCAACCACTTGGATTGGCTGACGCTCGTCATTCCAATTCTGTCCGAAATAACTTTTGTCTGTAACTTTTCATAGCCACGGTTTCGAAGTGCTTTTTGATCTTTGTAGATCGGACGTCCTCCCTTTCGGAGCACCTCGAGTTGAACATTTCATAGCCTTTCATTTGGTTTTGCCCTCGGAACGAGGAGATTTCTTTGTTTcataaatatctgccttggcggCCAACCCGTCTCAGCTTGTCAGATGTTTGgggtgcatttttgttgttctcTCATTTTGCTGGCTTTCAGCGTTTGGCTAATCCGTGTAGAAACGTACTTGCCGCTTTCATGAAATCTTCTTATTCGCTGCGTGAATAAGCTGCCTTTTTTCTGCTTCCATAGCAACATAGTTCAGCGCTTGTATTTTCAGGACTGTTTCCAACATCCGAGTGTCACACCAAACGGGTGACGCCGTTTAATTTTGCACCTCATTTGAAGCATGACAAAAACTGCGGGAGTTTTCCGTTGCACTTTTGCTCATTTATTACAAATGAATCCTCAATCAGAATGAGATTTTTTGAGCTGAAATGTTCAACTGCAAAACTTTGTCTCACACATAAACTTAGGGTCTTCCTTTCAAGTTATACGTCATTGGTTTAATACCAATTTGGAGGGTAGCAGACGGTGAGTACTCAAGAGGTGAATATTTGTTCTGGTTAGAAAATGGTGTTTTGTAACATCCCTCGCGTAAATAATCGGAAGagttttcatcaggaaaagtaCGATTCCCACCTCCTGTTGAGCTCTGTGAGTTTGGTGAAGGTCAGCGAAGGTCAGCGAAGGTCATGTGGCTCTTTGGCGTTAGCTGCTATTCCGGACCTGGCCAACTTGCTAGCTTGTATTTTTACCTTGTTTGGTGGCAGTTCACCACCAGCCCACTGATAAGCCCCCCACTCGGCAGCCATCTTTAGAACCTTATCTACTCGCTTAAGAGCGCTTATCATACCCCCCGTTCCCATCCCATCCCCGTCCTCATCCCCGTCCGCTCCCGCGACGGCGCTAACACGTCTACCTTCTGATTATGAAGGTTATTAGCgccatcttgttttgttttcaagccTTCCCTTCACAGCGGAGACCGTTTTGATTGCCGTTCTGTTTTATGTACGTGACAAACACGGGTGGGGGGGAATGGGGGGGTACGCTCTTGGCTCCGCCCAATGACATCAGCAACGTGTCGGGCCGTAGGCTGCTTCAGTCTTGGGCATCTTCTCGTCCGCTTCACATCTTCTCTTCGTCTCGATCGACTGGCCTCGGGGTTCGGGGAAAGGAGCATCCAGAATTCTTCAAGGTTTTCATCCAAAATCCTGAAAGGTTCGGAAGGTAAGTTTGCCCAAAGACAAAATCAACCTTGAAGCAAAACACGTCGGTGTTGCTTCAATTTCTGTTCGATTTGAAGTGTGCTCATCTTCTTTATCAGCTGTCCGGCCGCTCGTGCTCGTAAATTGACCTCGTCTGGGTTGGCACCTTGCAACCCGCAATGTGGCTCTCTGATGCTTCTGCCGTGGCTCGCTGGGCTCGTGGGAAAGTTTCATTTCAAAGACTTTGTCTTGGAGTGAGTTAGCTTTTCAaatggaatttttcatttgccATTTGGCAGGTAGCCGGCCGTTCTTTCTCCGTCAGCGGCCCAAGCGGACCGTGCGGTTTTCCCGTCCACACGTTCGCTCTCAGCACGCCACTGAGAGTCCGCGTGACGGAACGATGACAACACAGGCGCCGTTTTTGGTTGGCTGCAGACGGACTGCTTAAGTTCGCCTTTCGTTTCGTGAACGGCGACCGCGTGAactcaaatgatttgatttgaaaatattCTTTTTTCAGAGTTCACAATGTTTAGcttacaaacacaaataaaaactgcACTTTGTTTGTAGCAGCTCGTTGATTTTATTCATGGAATATAgtaaaaaagtcaaaaacaaaacaaaagtggtgTTATTGTCACTTTGGATCCCAAAGGGTTTTTGTGACTCCCAGTGGATTTCTTATTAATTTTTTCTGTGTGACAAGGTCCGAATGTCTCTTCGGTTGCCAAAGCCGTGCCCGAGAGGTTTGCCAATCGATGAGCGCGACCGGATGGCGAGAGAAAGATTCATggccataaaatccaaaatgcgCTGGCAATTACTTTCATATTTTCTGATCATTTATagctgtttttttggggggtcattaaaggaatacttgactcatgGAGCCATTTTCAGATATTTGTTCTGTAGTTAATGTGCTAGCTTCATTATTttgcatgtacaattaatacctttaaatatTAATCTTCCCACTTCACCTGAGCTGAGGAAATATGTAACGACCAATGACGGCTCCGTTTGCTGACCAAAaccagaaaacagctgagccgcGACGGGTTTTTCCTCACTatgggtgatgtcatctttagtcgacagcaaaatgtgattttaaagtgtacctgaaaaataatgaagttatcaaattcattctggacaaaatatgaactttttgctgctgagaATACGCCTTTAAGCGATGTTTCATTTAATTGACATGCGAGATGTCGACTTATGAGCCAAAAGGCATCGACTCGCTTTGGAGGAGAATGTGATCAATGGGTTGTTAGTATAAACTTACATTTCACGACATGTGCTACGGCTAGCAGAGACGGCAAATCCAGAAGGTCCAAACCCTGCCAAAGTTTGACTTTAAAGGTGCTTgtactcaaccggcaggtaaacaAAGTCTTTACGAGAAGCACCCGAGTCTAAAGACAAACTCCTTTCTTGCCATCTCTGAAAGCTACAAAAGAACCGATGATCCAAATTTGATTGTCGTCTGCTGGCGACCCGCGAGCGCATCGGGATTTCTTTTAGCAGATCCTCGTCTCATGAACAGCTTGAAGTGCACTGGACGGTTTTCCTCTCGGTTACGTTTGGTCCGATGGCCGCCGCCGGTTTTCCACGTCTTGGTCAAACTCAAAATAATTGCGGACTGCATGTCACTTGTGCACCGACGCCACTTCCTGTCTGCGTCTGAGGACCATCCGACATGGCGCCCCCGCTTCCAtgcattttttctgtttttgctttgatttcgTTTTTTCTCCGGAACTGTAGCCATGGTCAAGTCTGAAGCGTCATGGGTGTTTTCGTCGTCCAAAGTGTGTCCTCGCAGTCTGGTGAGGATTCTTGCAAAAGTGCATTGGCGACCCCCACATGTCTTTGCATCCGGCAGGCAATCGGAGGAGCGCCAACGTCTGGCAATGCATCGAGGCGGGAGATCGTGCTGGCCACTTGTTGTGTTGGCCCAGGTCTTGGCCCAAGCGGGCTCAGCGGGCGGCTCCGGCGCCGCCACCTGGAACCACACGCTGCGCAACGACACCAAATGCAGCGGCAGCAACCGGTGCAAGGACGGCGTCCTCTTGCCGCCCTGGCGGCCGGAGGACCCGGGACTCCCGGACCGCATAGCCAGGGCGGCCATTTATTTTCTGGGCTTAGCGTACATGTTCCTGGGCGTGTCCATCATCGCCGACCGCTTCATGGCCTCCATCGAGGTCATCACGTCTCAGGAGCGACAGATCACCGTCAAAAGAGCCAACGGGGAGAAGTTGCGCACCACCGTGCGCGTCTGGAACGAGACCGTGTCCAACCTGACTCTCATGGCGCTGGGTTCGTCCGCTCCGGAAATCCTGCTCTCCGTGGTGGAGATTTGTGGCCACAACTTTGACGCCGGCGAACTGGGGCCCAACACCATCGTGGGAAGCGCCGCCTTCAACATGTTTGTCATCATCGGCCTTTGCGTTTACGTCATCCCCGACGGCGAGACCCGCCGGGTCAAGCACCTCCGGGTGTTCTTCGTCACGGCCGCCTGGAGCGTCTTCGCCTACACGTGGCTCTACCTCATCCTGGCCTACTTCTCTCCGGGCGTGGTGGAGATTTGGGAGGGGCTTCTGACGCTCTTCTTCTTTCCCGTCTGCGTCAGCTTTGCATACGTGGCCGACCGCCGCCTGCTGTTCTACAAGTACGTGTACAAGCGCTACCGAGCCGGCAAGCGCAGAGGGGTGATCGTGGAGACGGAGGGCGAGCCGGAACTTGCCTCCAAAGCCGGCGTCCAAATGCCGTCTCGTGGCCGGGACCCGTTTGATGGCCGGCTGGGCTTCGAGGTGCCGGCGGAAGACGGCCAAGCGGGCTCGCTGACGCCTTTGACGCTGAAGCGCTCCGTTGAGGAGACGGAGCAGCCAATGGAGCTGGCCGCCTGCCGCGCTTTCACGCAGCAGGAGAAGAGTCGCACCTTCTACCAGCAGACAGCAGCGGGGACCGGCAACATCCCCAAGCAGGAGTCAGCCGCCGGCCCCAACCAGGAAGTCCCGCAGTGCCACTTGATGATGTCAGGAAGTGAGCAGTCCGCGAAGGTCTTCTTCCACCCTGCGAGCTACCGGTGCTTGGAGAACTGCGGCAGCGTTGCGCTCAACGTGCGTCGAACCGGAGACCTGAGCTCAACTGTCGCCGTCGACTTTCAGACGCAAGACGGCACCGCCAAAGCCGGTTCGGATTTCCGCTCCACCGAGGGAACTTTGGTGTTCCGAGCCGGTGAGACACAGAAGGAAATCCGGATCGACATTGTGGACGACGACATctttgaggaggaggagcacTTCCTGGTCCACTTAAGTGGCGTGCGGGCGGTGTCcgctggcggcggcggcgaggagaTGGACGGGGACGGCTCTCCGGGTCTGGCTTTGCCTTGCACGGCCACGGTCACCATCCTTGACGATGACCACGCGGGCGTCTTCACCTTTGAGGAAGCCGCAGTGACGGTGAGCGAGAGCATCGGCGTGATGGAGGTCAGGGTGGTCCGGACCTCTGGGGCTCGCGGAGCAGTGGCCGTGCCGTACAGGACCGTCGAGGGCACGGCCAAAGGGGGCGGCGAAGACTTTGAGGACACTCACGGCGTCCTGGA of the Vanacampus margaritifer isolate UIUO_Vmar chromosome 7, RoL_Vmar_1.0, whole genome shotgun sequence genome contains:
- the LOC144055089 gene encoding sodium/calcium exchanger 1-like isoform X7, producing the protein MHRGGRSCWPLVVLAQVLAQAGSAGGSGAATWNHTLRNDTKCSGSNRCKDGVLLPPWRPEDPGLPDRIARAAIYFLGLAYMFLGVSIIADRFMASIEVITSQERQITVKRANGEKLRTTVRVWNETVSNLTLMALGSSAPEILLSVVEICGHNFDAGELGPNTIVGSAAFNMFVIIGLCVYVIPDGETRRVKHLRVFFVTAAWSVFAYTWLYLILAYFSPGVVEIWEGLLTLFFFPVCVSFAYVADRRLLFYKYVYKRYRAGKRRGVIVETEGEPELASKAGVQMPSRGRDPFDGRLGFEVPAEDGQAGSLTPLTLKRSVEETEQPMELAACRAFTQQEKSRTFYQQTAAGTGNIPKQESAAGPNQEVPQCHLMMSGSEQSAKVFFHPASYRCLENCGSVALNVRRTGDLSSTVAVDFQTQDGTAKAGSDFRSTEGTLVFRAGETQKEIRIDIVDDDIFEEEEHFLVHLSGVRAVSAGGGGEEMDGDGSPGLALPCTATVTILDDDHAGVFTFEEAAVTVSESIGVMEVRVVRTSGARGAVAVPYRTVEGTAKGGGEDFEDTHGVLEFDNDEICKTLRINIIDDEEYEKNKRFWVAMDEPRMLEMSRRKGGEEDQDLWTKEERRVARSGRPTLGEHAKLEVVIEESYEFKNAVDEVLRKTRLTVLVGTTSWREQFAEAIAIGAGDGDGDGKKPPSALDYVLHFLTVFWKLLFALVPPTDYWNGWACFAVSIAVIGMLTAIIGDLASHFGCTVGLKDSVTAVVFVALGTSVPDTFASKMAASQDQYADASIGNVTGSNAVNVFLGIGVAWSIAAIYHYSQNQLFRVDPGTLAFSVTLFTIFAFICIAVLIYRRRPEIGGELGGPPLAKKATAGFFFSLWLAYIVLSSLEAYCYIPGF
- the LOC144055089 gene encoding sodium/calcium exchanger 1-like isoform X8 codes for the protein MHRGGRSCWPLVVLAQVLAQAGSAGGSGAATWNHTLRNDTKCSGSNRCKDGVLLPPWRPEDPGLPDRIARAAIYFLGLAYMFLGVSIIADRFMASIEVITSQERQITVKRANGEKLRTTVRVWNETVSNLTLMALGSSAPEILLSVVEICGHNFDAGELGPNTIVGSAAFNMFVIIGLCVYVIPDGETRRVKHLRVFFVTAAWSVFAYTWLYLILAYFSPGVVEIWEGLLTLFFFPVCVSFAYVADRRLLFYKYVYKRYRAGKRRGVIVETEGEPELASKAGVQMPSRGRDPFDGRLGFEVPAEDGQAGSLTPLTLKRSVEETEQPMELAACRAFTQQEKSRTFYQQTAAGTGNIPKQESAAGPNQEVPQCHLMMSGSEQSAKVFFHPASYRCLENCGSVALNVRRTGDLSSTVAVDFQTQDGTAKAGSDFRSTEGTLVFRAGETQKEIRIDIVDDDIFEEEEHFLVHLSGVRAVSAGGGGEEMDGDGSPGLALPCTATVTILDDDHAGVFTFEEAAVTVSESIGVMEVRVVRTSGARGAVAVPYRTVEGTAKGGGEDFEDTHGVLEFDNDEICKTLRINIIDDEEYEKNKRFWVAMDEPRMLEMSRRKGGGRIFSTLTPPLRRVARSGRPTLGEHAKLEVVIEESYEFKNAVDEVLRKTRLTVLVGTTSWREQFAEAIAIGAGDGDGDGKKPPSALDYVLHFLTVFWKLLFALVPPTDYWNGWACFAVSIAVIGMLTAIIGDLASHFGCTVGLKDSVTAVVFVALGTSVPDTFASKMAASQDQYADASIGNVTGSNAVNVFLGIGVAWSIAAIYHYSQNQLFRVDPGTLAFSVTLFTIFAFICIAVLIYRRRPEIGGELGGPPLAKKATAGFFFSLWLAYIVLSSLEAYCYIPGF
- the LOC144055089 gene encoding sodium/calcium exchanger 1-like isoform X4, with the protein product MHRGGRSCWPLVVLAQVLAQAGSAGGSGAATWNHTLRNDTKCSGSNRCKDGVLLPPWRPEDPGLPDRIARAAIYFLGLAYMFLGVSIIADRFMASIEVITSQERQITVKRANGEKLRTTVRVWNETVSNLTLMALGSSAPEILLSVVEICGHNFDAGELGPNTIVGSAAFNMFVIIGLCVYVIPDGETRRVKHLRVFFVTAAWSVFAYTWLYLILAYFSPGVVEIWEGLLTLFFFPVCVSFAYVADRRLLFYKYVYKRYRAGKRRGVIVETEGEPELASKAGVQMPSRGRDPFDGRLGFEVPAEDGQAGSLTPLTLKRSVEETEQPMELAACRAFTQQEKSRTFYQQTAAGTGNIPKQESAAGPNQEVPQCHLMMSGSEQSAKVFFHPASYRCLENCGSVALNVRRTGDLSSTVAVDFQTQDGTAKAGSDFRSTEGTLVFRAGETQKEIRIDIVDDDIFEEEEHFLVHLSGVRAVSAGGGGEEMDGDGSPGLALPCTATVTILDDDHAGVFTFEEAAVTVSESIGVMEVRVVRTSGARGAVAVPYRTVEGTAKGGGEDFEDTHGVLEFDNDEICKTLRINIIDDEEYEKNKRFWVAMDEPRMLEMSRRKGGGRIFSTLTPPLEDQDLWTKEERRVARSGRPTLGEHAKLEVVIEESYEFKNAVDEVLRKTRLTVLVGTTSWREQFAEAIAIGAGDGDGDGKKPPSALDYVLHFLTVFWKLLFALVPPTDYWNGWACFAVSIAVIGMLTAIIGDLASHFGCTVGLKDSVTAVVFVALGTSVPDTFASKMAASQDQYADASIGNVTGSNAVNVFLGIGVAWSIAAIYHYSQNQLFRVDPGTLAFSVTLFTIFAFICIAVLIYRRRPEIGGELGGPPLAKKATAGFFFSLWLAYIVLSSLEAYCYIPGF
- the LOC144055089 gene encoding sodium/calcium exchanger 1-like isoform X2, giving the protein MHRGGRSCWPLVVLAQVLAQAGSAGGSGAATWNHTLRNDTKCSGSNRCKDGVLLPPWRPEDPGLPDRIARAAIYFLGLAYMFLGVSIIADRFMASIEVITSQERQITVKRANGEKLRTTVRVWNETVSNLTLMALGSSAPEILLSVVEICGHNFDAGELGPNTIVGSAAFNMFVIIGLCVYVIPDGETRRVKHLRVFFVTAAWSVFAYTWLYLILAYFSPGVVEIWEGLLTLFFFPVCVSFAYVADRRLLFYKYVYKRYRAGKRRGVIVETEGEPELASKAGVQMPSRGRDPFDGRLGFEVPAEDGQAGSLTPLTLKRSVEETEQPMELAACRAFTQQEKSRTFYQQTAAGTGNIPKQESAAGPNQEVPQCHLMMSGSEQSAKVFFHPASYRCLENCGSVALNVRRTGDLSSTVAVDFQTQDGTAKAGSDFRSTEGTLVFRAGETQKEIRIDIVDDDIFEEEEHFLVHLSGVRAVSAGGGGEEMDGDGSPGLALPCTATVTILDDDHAGVFTFEEAAVTVSESIGVMEVRVVRTSGARGAVAVPYRTVEGTAKGGGEDFEDTHGVLEFDNDEICKTLRINIIDDEEYEKNKRFWVAMDEPRMLEMSRRKAALLQEVGGFWQTGRTQRPFSFPSRHLTGKEPVYRKLQQQENRNPSSVVTISGTVYQDLWTKEERRVARSGRPTLGEHAKLEVVIEESYEFKNAVDEVLRKTRLTVLVGTTSWREQFAEAIAIGAGDGDGDGKKPPSALDYVLHFLTVFWKLLFALVPPTDYWNGWACFAVSIAVIGMLTAIIGDLASHFGCTVGLKDSVTAVVFVALGTSVPDTFASKMAASQDQYADASIGNVTGSNAVNVFLGIGVAWSIAAIYHYSQNQLFRVDPGTLAFSVTLFTIFAFICIAVLIYRRRPEIGGELGGPPLAKKATAGFFFSLWLAYIVLSSLEAYCYIPGF
- the LOC144055089 gene encoding sodium/calcium exchanger 1-like isoform X3 yields the protein MHRGGRSCWPLVVLAQVLAQAGSAGGSGAATWNHTLRNDTKCSGSNRCKDGVLLPPWRPEDPGLPDRIARAAIYFLGLAYMFLGVSIIADRFMASIEVITSQERQITVKRANGEKLRTTVRVWNETVSNLTLMALGSSAPEILLSVVEICGHNFDAGELGPNTIVGSAAFNMFVIIGLCVYVIPDGETRRVKHLRVFFVTAAWSVFAYTWLYLILAYFSPGVVEIWEGLLTLFFFPVCVSFAYVADRRLLFYKYVYKRYRAGKRRGVIVETEGEPELASKAGVQMPSRGRDPFDGRLGFEVPAEDGQAGSLTPLTLKRSVEETEQPMELAACRAFTQQEKSRTFYQQTAAGTGNIPKQESAAGPNQEVPQCHLMMSGSEQSAKVFFHPASYRCLENCGSVALNVRRTGDLSSTVAVDFQTQDGTAKAGSDFRSTEGTLVFRAGETQKEIRIDIVDDDIFEEEEHFLVHLSGVRAVSAGGGGEEMDGDGSPGLALPCTATVTILDDDHAGVFTFEEAAVTVSESIGVMEVRVVRTSGARGAVAVPYRTVEGTAKGGGEDFEDTHGVLEFDNDEICKTLRINIIDDEEYEKNKRFWVAMDEPRMLEMSRRKAALLQEVGGFWQTEEDQDLWTKEERRVARSGRPTLGEHAKLEVVIEESYEFKNAVDEVLRKTRLTVLVGTTSWREQFAEAIAIGAGDGDGDGKKPPSALDYVLHFLTVFWKLLFALVPPTDYWNGWACFAVSIAVIGMLTAIIGDLASHFGCTVGLKDSVTAVVFVALGTSVPDTFASKMAASQDQYADASIGNVTGSNAVNVFLGIGVAWSIAAIYHYSQNQLFRVDPGTLAFSVTLFTIFAFICIAVLIYRRRPEIGGELGGPPLAKKATAGFFFSLWLAYIVLSSLEAYCYIPGF
- the LOC144055089 gene encoding sodium/calcium exchanger 1-like isoform X1, translating into MHRGGRSCWPLVVLAQVLAQAGSAGGSGAATWNHTLRNDTKCSGSNRCKDGVLLPPWRPEDPGLPDRIARAAIYFLGLAYMFLGVSIIADRFMASIEVITSQERQITVKRANGEKLRTTVRVWNETVSNLTLMALGSSAPEILLSVVEICGHNFDAGELGPNTIVGSAAFNMFVIIGLCVYVIPDGETRRVKHLRVFFVTAAWSVFAYTWLYLILAYFSPGVVEIWEGLLTLFFFPVCVSFAYVADRRLLFYKYVYKRYRAGKRRGVIVETEGEPELASKAGVQMPSRGRDPFDGRLGFEVPAEDGQAGSLTPLTLKRSVEETEQPMELAACRAFTQQEKSRTFYQQTAAGTGNIPKQESAAGPNQEVPQCHLMMSGSEQSAKVFFHPASYRCLENCGSVALNVRRTGDLSSTVAVDFQTQDGTAKAGSDFRSTEGTLVFRAGETQKEIRIDIVDDDIFEEEEHFLVHLSGVRAVSAGGGGEEMDGDGSPGLALPCTATVTILDDDHAGVFTFEEAAVTVSESIGVMEVRVVRTSGARGAVAVPYRTVEGTAKGGGEDFEDTHGVLEFDNDEICKTLRINIIDDEEYEKNKRFWVAMDEPRMLEMSRRKAALLQEVGGFWQTGKEPVYRKLQQQENRNPSSVVTISEEDQDLWTKEERRVARSGRPTLGEHAKLEVVIEESYEFKNAVDEVLRKTRLTVLVGTTSWREQFAEAIAIGAGDGDGDGKKPPSALDYVLHFLTVFWKLLFALVPPTDYWNGWACFAVSIAVIGMLTAIIGDLASHFGCTVGLKDSVTAVVFVALGTSVPDTFASKMAASQDQYADASIGNVTGSNAVNVFLGIGVAWSIAAIYHYSQNQLFRVDPGTLAFSVTLFTIFAFICIAVLIYRRRPEIGGELGGPPLAKKATAGFFFSLWLAYIVLSSLEAYCYIPGF